Proteins from a single region of Scleropages formosus chromosome 22, fSclFor1.1, whole genome shotgun sequence:
- the traip gene encoding E3 ubiquitin-protein ligase TRAIP isoform X6, whose product MAGASQVSTRHIISKLFFDVGGEEHSSPVDPESLQNELDRLKALLSSKGTEKPAFRCVSCSERDWRDRQKTVDSLRETVERQKVDLERVRKEVGEKEMLCSVLRKQMKYLENQQNEILSAKEEARQLRTKMKTYESLDLLLQGQRAEVEAMIADMGVGQSAMEQLSIYCISLKKEYENLKTSYRSTNEMCEKLKREVFASSSKVQKTMLELNRSKEDLRTVQEDLKNADKEITSLKKKVEILQKTLSTPTRTNEALSRLVFESPAPVELKQPRLHQPADSEDIDLNVTFDISTPELGGRKPGPVPSKKMRMDAADSAPSRHEENTSTGSKVLLLEHSHAAATMPSTQRCFSPCFLQNRSVRDEEILIEPFLRNSILFRKKTFGSMLDPTRSRVGTVRTGFDGLGGRAKFIQPSPLSEIRPLAIKAKRKKVSRPPQGKLLTLDGFLE is encoded by the exons ATGGCAGGCGCCTCACAGGTCAGCACCAGGCACATCATCAGCAAGCTCTTCTTCGATGTGGGAGGGGAGGAGCACAGTTCTCCTGTGGATCCAGAGAGTTTGCAG AATGAGCTGGACAGATTGAAAGCTCTTTTGAGTTCGAAAGGTACGGAAAAACCAGCGTTCCGATGTGTCTCCTGCAGCG AGAGGGACTGGAGGGACAGGCAGAAGACTGTGGACAGCCTGCGGGAGACCGTGGAGAGGCAGAAGGTGGACCTGGAACGTGTCAGGAAGGAGGTTGGAGAGAAGGAGATGCTCTGCTCTGTGCTCAGG AAACAAATGAAGTATCTGGAGAACCAGCAGAACGAAATCCTGTCTGCGAAGGAGGAGGCCCGACAGCTGAGGACTAAAATGAAGACCTATGAGAG CCTGGATCTGCTCCTTCAGGGTCAGCGGGCTGAAGTGGAAGCTATGATTGCAGACATGGGTGTTGGACAGTCTGCTATGGAGCAGCTCTCGATCTACTGCATCTCCCTCAAGAA GGAGTACGAGAATCTCAAAACGAGCTACCGGAGCACCAACGAGATGTGTGAGAAACTGAAGAGGGAAGTTTTTGCTTCTAGTTCAAAG GTGCAGAAGACCATGCTGGAACTGAACAGGTCCAAGGAGGACTTGAGGACAGTTCAGGAGGACCTGAAGAACGCAGATAAGGAGATCACT AGTCTGAAGAAGAAGGTTGAGATCCTGCAGAAGACCCTCAGCACACCGACTCGCACCAACGAAGCCCTCAGCAGGCTGGTGTTCGAGAG CCCTGCCCCAGTGGAACTGAAGCAGCCTCGTCTCCATCAGCCAGCAGACAGTGAGGACATTGACCTCAACGTAACTTTTGACATCTCCACCCCTGAGCTTGGTGGCAGAAAGCCTGGGCCGGTTCCATCCAAGAAGATGCGCATGGATGCTGCGGA CTCGGCTCCTTCGAGACACGAAGAAAACACCTCAACGGGAAGCAAGGTATTGCTGCTGGAGCACTCGCACGCTGCTGCCACGATGCCATCTACACAGCGCTGCTTCTCACCATGCTTTTTGCAGAACCGCTCTGTCCGAGACGAAGAGATCCTCATTGAGCCCTTCCTGCGCAACTCCATCCTCTTCAGGAAGAAGACTTTTGGGAGCATGTTGGATCCCACGCGGAGCAGAGTGGGCACC GTGAGAACTGGATTTGATGGCCTTGGAGGGAGAGCTAAATTCATCCAGCCG TCGCCGCTCTCCGAGATCCGTCCCCTTGCCATCAAAGCCAAGAGGAAGAAGGTGTCTCGGCCACCGCAGGGCAAGCTTCTCACCCTGGACGGCTTCCTGGAGTGA
- the traip gene encoding E3 ubiquitin-protein ligase TRAIP isoform X1, whose product MQELGCRMPIRAYCTICSDFFDHCKDVAAIHCGHTFHHECLLQWFQTAPSKTCPQCRKQVSTRHIISKLFFDVGGEEHSSPVDPESLQNELDRLKALLSSKGTEKPAFRCVSCSERDWRDRQKTVDSLRETVERQKVDLERVRKEVGEKEMLCSVLRKQMKYLENQQNEILSAKEEARQLRTKMKTYESLDLLLQGQRAEVEAMIADMGVGQSAMEQLSIYCISLKKEYENLKTSYRSTNEMCEKLKREVFASSSKVQKTMLELNRSKEDLRTVQEDLKNADKEITSLKKKVEILQKTLSTPTRTNEALSRLVFESPAPVELKQPRLHQPADSEDIDLNVTFDISTPELGGRKPGPVPSKKMRMDAADSAPSRHEENTSTGSKVLLLEHSHAAATMPSTQRCFSPCFLQNRSVRDEEILIEPFLRNSILFRKKTFGSMLDPTRSRVGTVRTGFDGLGGRAKFIQPSPLSEIRPLAIKAKRKKVSRPPQGKLLTLDGFLE is encoded by the exons ATGCAGGA GCTGGGCTGCAGAATGCCGATCCGAGCTTACTGCACAATCTGTTCGGATTTCTTCGATCACTGTAAAGATGTGGCGGCGATCCACTGTGGCCACACCTTCCACCATGAATG TCTTCTCCAGTGGTTCCAGACAGCTCCCAGTAAGACCTGTCCACAGTGTCGGAAACAG GTCAGCACCAGGCACATCATCAGCAAGCTCTTCTTCGATGTGGGAGGGGAGGAGCACAGTTCTCCTGTGGATCCAGAGAGTTTGCAG AATGAGCTGGACAGATTGAAAGCTCTTTTGAGTTCGAAAGGTACGGAAAAACCAGCGTTCCGATGTGTCTCCTGCAGCG AGAGGGACTGGAGGGACAGGCAGAAGACTGTGGACAGCCTGCGGGAGACCGTGGAGAGGCAGAAGGTGGACCTGGAACGTGTCAGGAAGGAGGTTGGAGAGAAGGAGATGCTCTGCTCTGTGCTCAGG AAACAAATGAAGTATCTGGAGAACCAGCAGAACGAAATCCTGTCTGCGAAGGAGGAGGCCCGACAGCTGAGGACTAAAATGAAGACCTATGAGAG CCTGGATCTGCTCCTTCAGGGTCAGCGGGCTGAAGTGGAAGCTATGATTGCAGACATGGGTGTTGGACAGTCTGCTATGGAGCAGCTCTCGATCTACTGCATCTCCCTCAAGAA GGAGTACGAGAATCTCAAAACGAGCTACCGGAGCACCAACGAGATGTGTGAGAAACTGAAGAGGGAAGTTTTTGCTTCTAGTTCAAAG GTGCAGAAGACCATGCTGGAACTGAACAGGTCCAAGGAGGACTTGAGGACAGTTCAGGAGGACCTGAAGAACGCAGATAAGGAGATCACT AGTCTGAAGAAGAAGGTTGAGATCCTGCAGAAGACCCTCAGCACACCGACTCGCACCAACGAAGCCCTCAGCAGGCTGGTGTTCGAGAG CCCTGCCCCAGTGGAACTGAAGCAGCCTCGTCTCCATCAGCCAGCAGACAGTGAGGACATTGACCTCAACGTAACTTTTGACATCTCCACCCCTGAGCTTGGTGGCAGAAAGCCTGGGCCGGTTCCATCCAAGAAGATGCGCATGGATGCTGCGGA CTCGGCTCCTTCGAGACACGAAGAAAACACCTCAACGGGAAGCAAGGTATTGCTGCTGGAGCACTCGCACGCTGCTGCCACGATGCCATCTACACAGCGCTGCTTCTCACCATGCTTTTTGCAGAACCGCTCTGTCCGAGACGAAGAGATCCTCATTGAGCCCTTCCTGCGCAACTCCATCCTCTTCAGGAAGAAGACTTTTGGGAGCATGTTGGATCCCACGCGGAGCAGAGTGGGCACC GTGAGAACTGGATTTGATGGCCTTGGAGGGAGAGCTAAATTCATCCAGCCG TCGCCGCTCTCCGAGATCCGTCCCCTTGCCATCAAAGCCAAGAGGAAGAAGGTGTCTCGGCCACCGCAGGGCAAGCTTCTCACCCTGGACGGCTTCCTGGAGTGA
- the traip gene encoding E3 ubiquitin-protein ligase TRAIP isoform X5: protein MQELGCRMPIRAYCTICSDFFDHCKDVAAIHCGHTFHHECLLQWFQTAPSKTCPQCRKQVSTRHIISKLFFDVGGEEHSSPVDPESLQNELDRLKALLSSKERDWRDRQKTVDSLRETVERQKVDLERVRKEVGEKEMLCSVLRKQMKYLENQQNEILSAKEEARQLRTKMKTYESLDLLLQGQRAEVEAMIADMGVGQSAMEQLSIYCISLKKEYENLKTSYRSTNEMCEKLKREVFASSSKVQKTMLELNRSKEDLRTVQEDLKNADKEITSLKKKVEILQKTLSTPTRTNEALSRLVFESPAPVELKQPRLHQPADSEDIDLNVTFDISTPELGGRKPGPVPSKKMRMDAADSAPSRHEENTSTGSKNRSVRDEEILIEPFLRNSILFRKKTFGSMLDPTRSRVGTVRTGFDGLGGRAKFIQPSPLSEIRPLAIKAKRKKVSRPPQGKLLTLDGFLE from the exons ATGCAGGA GCTGGGCTGCAGAATGCCGATCCGAGCTTACTGCACAATCTGTTCGGATTTCTTCGATCACTGTAAAGATGTGGCGGCGATCCACTGTGGCCACACCTTCCACCATGAATG TCTTCTCCAGTGGTTCCAGACAGCTCCCAGTAAGACCTGTCCACAGTGTCGGAAACAG GTCAGCACCAGGCACATCATCAGCAAGCTCTTCTTCGATGTGGGAGGGGAGGAGCACAGTTCTCCTGTGGATCCAGAGAGTTTGCAG AATGAGCTGGACAGATTGAAAGCTCTTTTGAGTTCGAAAG AGAGGGACTGGAGGGACAGGCAGAAGACTGTGGACAGCCTGCGGGAGACCGTGGAGAGGCAGAAGGTGGACCTGGAACGTGTCAGGAAGGAGGTTGGAGAGAAGGAGATGCTCTGCTCTGTGCTCAGG AAACAAATGAAGTATCTGGAGAACCAGCAGAACGAAATCCTGTCTGCGAAGGAGGAGGCCCGACAGCTGAGGACTAAAATGAAGACCTATGAGAG CCTGGATCTGCTCCTTCAGGGTCAGCGGGCTGAAGTGGAAGCTATGATTGCAGACATGGGTGTTGGACAGTCTGCTATGGAGCAGCTCTCGATCTACTGCATCTCCCTCAAGAA GGAGTACGAGAATCTCAAAACGAGCTACCGGAGCACCAACGAGATGTGTGAGAAACTGAAGAGGGAAGTTTTTGCTTCTAGTTCAAAG GTGCAGAAGACCATGCTGGAACTGAACAGGTCCAAGGAGGACTTGAGGACAGTTCAGGAGGACCTGAAGAACGCAGATAAGGAGATCACT AGTCTGAAGAAGAAGGTTGAGATCCTGCAGAAGACCCTCAGCACACCGACTCGCACCAACGAAGCCCTCAGCAGGCTGGTGTTCGAGAG CCCTGCCCCAGTGGAACTGAAGCAGCCTCGTCTCCATCAGCCAGCAGACAGTGAGGACATTGACCTCAACGTAACTTTTGACATCTCCACCCCTGAGCTTGGTGGCAGAAAGCCTGGGCCGGTTCCATCCAAGAAGATGCGCATGGATGCTGCGGA CTCGGCTCCTTCGAGACACGAAGAAAACACCTCAACGGGAAGCAAG AACCGCTCTGTCCGAGACGAAGAGATCCTCATTGAGCCCTTCCTGCGCAACTCCATCCTCTTCAGGAAGAAGACTTTTGGGAGCATGTTGGATCCCACGCGGAGCAGAGTGGGCACC GTGAGAACTGGATTTGATGGCCTTGGAGGGAGAGCTAAATTCATCCAGCCG TCGCCGCTCTCCGAGATCCGTCCCCTTGCCATCAAAGCCAAGAGGAAGAAGGTGTCTCGGCCACCGCAGGGCAAGCTTCTCACCCTGGACGGCTTCCTGGAGTGA
- the traip gene encoding E3 ubiquitin-protein ligase TRAIP isoform X4, whose protein sequence is MQELGCRMPIRAYCTICSDFFDHCKDVAAIHCGHTFHHECLLQWFQTAPSKTCPQCRKQVSTRHIISKLFFDVGGEEHSSPVDPESLQNELDRLKALLSSKGTEKPAFRCVSCSERDWRDRQKTVDSLRETVERQKVDLERVRKEVGEKEMLCSVLRKQMKYLENQQNEILSAKEEARQLRTKMKTYESLDLLLQGQRAEVEAMIADMGVGQSAMEQLSIYCISLKKEYENLKTSYRSTNEMCEKLKREVFASSSKVQKTMLELNRSKEDLRTVQEDLKNADKEITSLKKKVEILQKTLSTPTRTNEALSRLVFESPAPVELKQPRLHQPADSEDIDLNVTFDISTPELGGRKPGPVPSKKMRMDAADSAPSRHEENTSTGSKNRSVRDEEILIEPFLRNSILFRKKTFGSMLDPTRSRVGTVRTGFDGLGGRAKFIQPSPLSEIRPLAIKAKRKKVSRPPQGKLLTLDGFLE, encoded by the exons ATGCAGGA GCTGGGCTGCAGAATGCCGATCCGAGCTTACTGCACAATCTGTTCGGATTTCTTCGATCACTGTAAAGATGTGGCGGCGATCCACTGTGGCCACACCTTCCACCATGAATG TCTTCTCCAGTGGTTCCAGACAGCTCCCAGTAAGACCTGTCCACAGTGTCGGAAACAG GTCAGCACCAGGCACATCATCAGCAAGCTCTTCTTCGATGTGGGAGGGGAGGAGCACAGTTCTCCTGTGGATCCAGAGAGTTTGCAG AATGAGCTGGACAGATTGAAAGCTCTTTTGAGTTCGAAAGGTACGGAAAAACCAGCGTTCCGATGTGTCTCCTGCAGCG AGAGGGACTGGAGGGACAGGCAGAAGACTGTGGACAGCCTGCGGGAGACCGTGGAGAGGCAGAAGGTGGACCTGGAACGTGTCAGGAAGGAGGTTGGAGAGAAGGAGATGCTCTGCTCTGTGCTCAGG AAACAAATGAAGTATCTGGAGAACCAGCAGAACGAAATCCTGTCTGCGAAGGAGGAGGCCCGACAGCTGAGGACTAAAATGAAGACCTATGAGAG CCTGGATCTGCTCCTTCAGGGTCAGCGGGCTGAAGTGGAAGCTATGATTGCAGACATGGGTGTTGGACAGTCTGCTATGGAGCAGCTCTCGATCTACTGCATCTCCCTCAAGAA GGAGTACGAGAATCTCAAAACGAGCTACCGGAGCACCAACGAGATGTGTGAGAAACTGAAGAGGGAAGTTTTTGCTTCTAGTTCAAAG GTGCAGAAGACCATGCTGGAACTGAACAGGTCCAAGGAGGACTTGAGGACAGTTCAGGAGGACCTGAAGAACGCAGATAAGGAGATCACT AGTCTGAAGAAGAAGGTTGAGATCCTGCAGAAGACCCTCAGCACACCGACTCGCACCAACGAAGCCCTCAGCAGGCTGGTGTTCGAGAG CCCTGCCCCAGTGGAACTGAAGCAGCCTCGTCTCCATCAGCCAGCAGACAGTGAGGACATTGACCTCAACGTAACTTTTGACATCTCCACCCCTGAGCTTGGTGGCAGAAAGCCTGGGCCGGTTCCATCCAAGAAGATGCGCATGGATGCTGCGGA CTCGGCTCCTTCGAGACACGAAGAAAACACCTCAACGGGAAGCAAG AACCGCTCTGTCCGAGACGAAGAGATCCTCATTGAGCCCTTCCTGCGCAACTCCATCCTCTTCAGGAAGAAGACTTTTGGGAGCATGTTGGATCCCACGCGGAGCAGAGTGGGCACC GTGAGAACTGGATTTGATGGCCTTGGAGGGAGAGCTAAATTCATCCAGCCG TCGCCGCTCTCCGAGATCCGTCCCCTTGCCATCAAAGCCAAGAGGAAGAAGGTGTCTCGGCCACCGCAGGGCAAGCTTCTCACCCTGGACGGCTTCCTGGAGTGA
- the traip gene encoding E3 ubiquitin-protein ligase TRAIP isoform X3 — protein MQELGCRMPIRAYCTICSDFFDHCKDVAAIHCGHTFHHECLLQWFQTAPSKTCPQCRKQVSTRHIISKLFFDVGGEEHSSPVDPESLQNELDRLKALLSSKERDWRDRQKTVDSLRETVERQKVDLERVRKEVGEKEMLCSVLRKQMKYLENQQNEILSAKEEARQLRTKMKTYESLDLLLQGQRAEVEAMIADMGVGQSAMEQLSIYCISLKKEYENLKTSYRSTNEMCEKLKREVFASSSKVQKTMLELNRSKEDLRTVQEDLKNADKEITSLKKKVEILQKTLSTPTRTNEALSRLVFESPAPVELKQPRLHQPADSEDIDLNVTFDISTPELGGRKPGPVPSKKMRMDAADSAPSRHEENTSTGSKVLLLEHSHAAATMPSTQRCFSPCFLQNRSVRDEEILIEPFLRNSILFRKKTFGSMLDPTRSRVGTVRTGFDGLGGRAKFIQPSPLSEIRPLAIKAKRKKVSRPPQGKLLTLDGFLE, from the exons ATGCAGGA GCTGGGCTGCAGAATGCCGATCCGAGCTTACTGCACAATCTGTTCGGATTTCTTCGATCACTGTAAAGATGTGGCGGCGATCCACTGTGGCCACACCTTCCACCATGAATG TCTTCTCCAGTGGTTCCAGACAGCTCCCAGTAAGACCTGTCCACAGTGTCGGAAACAG GTCAGCACCAGGCACATCATCAGCAAGCTCTTCTTCGATGTGGGAGGGGAGGAGCACAGTTCTCCTGTGGATCCAGAGAGTTTGCAG AATGAGCTGGACAGATTGAAAGCTCTTTTGAGTTCGAAAG AGAGGGACTGGAGGGACAGGCAGAAGACTGTGGACAGCCTGCGGGAGACCGTGGAGAGGCAGAAGGTGGACCTGGAACGTGTCAGGAAGGAGGTTGGAGAGAAGGAGATGCTCTGCTCTGTGCTCAGG AAACAAATGAAGTATCTGGAGAACCAGCAGAACGAAATCCTGTCTGCGAAGGAGGAGGCCCGACAGCTGAGGACTAAAATGAAGACCTATGAGAG CCTGGATCTGCTCCTTCAGGGTCAGCGGGCTGAAGTGGAAGCTATGATTGCAGACATGGGTGTTGGACAGTCTGCTATGGAGCAGCTCTCGATCTACTGCATCTCCCTCAAGAA GGAGTACGAGAATCTCAAAACGAGCTACCGGAGCACCAACGAGATGTGTGAGAAACTGAAGAGGGAAGTTTTTGCTTCTAGTTCAAAG GTGCAGAAGACCATGCTGGAACTGAACAGGTCCAAGGAGGACTTGAGGACAGTTCAGGAGGACCTGAAGAACGCAGATAAGGAGATCACT AGTCTGAAGAAGAAGGTTGAGATCCTGCAGAAGACCCTCAGCACACCGACTCGCACCAACGAAGCCCTCAGCAGGCTGGTGTTCGAGAG CCCTGCCCCAGTGGAACTGAAGCAGCCTCGTCTCCATCAGCCAGCAGACAGTGAGGACATTGACCTCAACGTAACTTTTGACATCTCCACCCCTGAGCTTGGTGGCAGAAAGCCTGGGCCGGTTCCATCCAAGAAGATGCGCATGGATGCTGCGGA CTCGGCTCCTTCGAGACACGAAGAAAACACCTCAACGGGAAGCAAGGTATTGCTGCTGGAGCACTCGCACGCTGCTGCCACGATGCCATCTACACAGCGCTGCTTCTCACCATGCTTTTTGCAGAACCGCTCTGTCCGAGACGAAGAGATCCTCATTGAGCCCTTCCTGCGCAACTCCATCCTCTTCAGGAAGAAGACTTTTGGGAGCATGTTGGATCCCACGCGGAGCAGAGTGGGCACC GTGAGAACTGGATTTGATGGCCTTGGAGGGAGAGCTAAATTCATCCAGCCG TCGCCGCTCTCCGAGATCCGTCCCCTTGCCATCAAAGCCAAGAGGAAGAAGGTGTCTCGGCCACCGCAGGGCAAGCTTCTCACCCTGGACGGCTTCCTGGAGTGA
- the traip gene encoding E3 ubiquitin-protein ligase TRAIP isoform X2, whose product MPIRAYCTICSDFFDHCKDVAAIHCGHTFHHECLLQWFQTAPSKTCPQCRKQVSTRHIISKLFFDVGGEEHSSPVDPESLQNELDRLKALLSSKGTEKPAFRCVSCSERDWRDRQKTVDSLRETVERQKVDLERVRKEVGEKEMLCSVLRKQMKYLENQQNEILSAKEEARQLRTKMKTYESLDLLLQGQRAEVEAMIADMGVGQSAMEQLSIYCISLKKEYENLKTSYRSTNEMCEKLKREVFASSSKVQKTMLELNRSKEDLRTVQEDLKNADKEITSLKKKVEILQKTLSTPTRTNEALSRLVFESPAPVELKQPRLHQPADSEDIDLNVTFDISTPELGGRKPGPVPSKKMRMDAADSAPSRHEENTSTGSKVLLLEHSHAAATMPSTQRCFSPCFLQNRSVRDEEILIEPFLRNSILFRKKTFGSMLDPTRSRVGTVRTGFDGLGGRAKFIQPSPLSEIRPLAIKAKRKKVSRPPQGKLLTLDGFLE is encoded by the exons ATGCCGATCCGAGCTTACTGCACAATCTGTTCGGATTTCTTCGATCACTGTAAAGATGTGGCGGCGATCCACTGTGGCCACACCTTCCACCATGAATG TCTTCTCCAGTGGTTCCAGACAGCTCCCAGTAAGACCTGTCCACAGTGTCGGAAACAG GTCAGCACCAGGCACATCATCAGCAAGCTCTTCTTCGATGTGGGAGGGGAGGAGCACAGTTCTCCTGTGGATCCAGAGAGTTTGCAG AATGAGCTGGACAGATTGAAAGCTCTTTTGAGTTCGAAAGGTACGGAAAAACCAGCGTTCCGATGTGTCTCCTGCAGCG AGAGGGACTGGAGGGACAGGCAGAAGACTGTGGACAGCCTGCGGGAGACCGTGGAGAGGCAGAAGGTGGACCTGGAACGTGTCAGGAAGGAGGTTGGAGAGAAGGAGATGCTCTGCTCTGTGCTCAGG AAACAAATGAAGTATCTGGAGAACCAGCAGAACGAAATCCTGTCTGCGAAGGAGGAGGCCCGACAGCTGAGGACTAAAATGAAGACCTATGAGAG CCTGGATCTGCTCCTTCAGGGTCAGCGGGCTGAAGTGGAAGCTATGATTGCAGACATGGGTGTTGGACAGTCTGCTATGGAGCAGCTCTCGATCTACTGCATCTCCCTCAAGAA GGAGTACGAGAATCTCAAAACGAGCTACCGGAGCACCAACGAGATGTGTGAGAAACTGAAGAGGGAAGTTTTTGCTTCTAGTTCAAAG GTGCAGAAGACCATGCTGGAACTGAACAGGTCCAAGGAGGACTTGAGGACAGTTCAGGAGGACCTGAAGAACGCAGATAAGGAGATCACT AGTCTGAAGAAGAAGGTTGAGATCCTGCAGAAGACCCTCAGCACACCGACTCGCACCAACGAAGCCCTCAGCAGGCTGGTGTTCGAGAG CCCTGCCCCAGTGGAACTGAAGCAGCCTCGTCTCCATCAGCCAGCAGACAGTGAGGACATTGACCTCAACGTAACTTTTGACATCTCCACCCCTGAGCTTGGTGGCAGAAAGCCTGGGCCGGTTCCATCCAAGAAGATGCGCATGGATGCTGCGGA CTCGGCTCCTTCGAGACACGAAGAAAACACCTCAACGGGAAGCAAGGTATTGCTGCTGGAGCACTCGCACGCTGCTGCCACGATGCCATCTACACAGCGCTGCTTCTCACCATGCTTTTTGCAGAACCGCTCTGTCCGAGACGAAGAGATCCTCATTGAGCCCTTCCTGCGCAACTCCATCCTCTTCAGGAAGAAGACTTTTGGGAGCATGTTGGATCCCACGCGGAGCAGAGTGGGCACC GTGAGAACTGGATTTGATGGCCTTGGAGGGAGAGCTAAATTCATCCAGCCG TCGCCGCTCTCCGAGATCCGTCCCCTTGCCATCAAAGCCAAGAGGAAGAAGGTGTCTCGGCCACCGCAGGGCAAGCTTCTCACCCTGGACGGCTTCCTGGAGTGA